From the Streptomyces sp. KMM 9044 genome, one window contains:
- a CDS encoding 3-oxoacyl-ACP reductase, producing MSEATEDIICRRLAGRTAVVTGAGSGIGLATARRLASEGAHVVCGDVDEARGRATAEETGGVFVHVDVTDSEQVEALFAAAHDTYGSVDVAFNNAGISPPDDDSILETGLDAWKRVQEVNLTSVYLCCKAAIPYMRRQGKGSIINTASFVARMGAATSQISYTASKGGVLAMSRELGVQFAREGIRVNALCPGPVNTPLLRELFAKDPERAARRLVHIPLGRFAEAEEIAAAVAFLASDDSSFVNATDFLVDGGISGAYVTPVT from the coding sequence GTGAGCGAAGCGACCGAGGACATCATCTGCCGCCGCCTGGCCGGCCGCACCGCCGTCGTCACCGGAGCGGGCAGCGGCATCGGCCTGGCCACCGCCCGTCGGCTCGCCTCCGAGGGCGCCCACGTCGTCTGCGGCGACGTGGACGAGGCGCGCGGCAGGGCGACCGCCGAGGAGACCGGCGGCGTCTTCGTGCACGTCGACGTCACCGACTCCGAGCAGGTCGAGGCCCTCTTCGCAGCCGCCCACGACACCTACGGCAGCGTCGACGTCGCCTTCAACAACGCCGGTATCTCCCCGCCCGACGACGACTCCATCCTGGAGACCGGACTCGACGCCTGGAAGCGCGTCCAGGAGGTCAACCTCACCTCCGTCTACCTGTGCTGCAAGGCAGCGATCCCCTACATGCGCCGCCAGGGCAAGGGCTCCATCATCAACACCGCGTCCTTCGTGGCCCGGATGGGCGCGGCGACCAGCCAGATCTCCTACACCGCGTCCAAGGGCGGCGTCCTCGCCATGTCCCGCGAACTCGGCGTGCAGTTCGCCCGCGAGGGCATCCGCGTCAACGCGCTGTGCCCCGGCCCGGTCAACACCCCGCTGCTGCGGGAACTGTTCGCCAAGGATCCGGAGCGCGCCGCCCGCCGGCTCGTGCACATCCCGCTCGGCCGGTTCGCCGAGGCCGAGGAGATCGCCGCCGCCGTCGCCTTCCTGGCCAGCGACGACTCCTCCTTCGTCAACGCCACCGACTTCCTCGTCGACGGCGGCATCTCGGGGGCGTACGTCACACCAGTCACCTAG
- a CDS encoding DUF2510 domain-containing protein, whose protein sequence is MKPAPGWYPDPHAPHLERRWDGTAWTEHRRIPEAPGGRARTVALVTAAAVLVAAIVTGAVLLGDDGGDPGTRTGSSAAPSALSPDDGGPAPSASVSASEPSADDPDIVEDQLNGVTFPLLDGWVRPKNVSQDDVVMTTSGIHDCPGEGSVCRHGLVISRTVTATDETSPELLAEEDILDAAEDAFEEDALDQSPYGGIESHTVLKSGPVAVAGRAGYYVRWRVTTGKGPGGYVQSLVFPSTVGTGAPIVVRYVFEAGDGAPPPADMDRITKGIRAVGGADPGGGVGNSVGPIPRPAADRAPPAGAG, encoded by the coding sequence ATGAAGCCCGCACCCGGCTGGTACCCCGACCCGCATGCCCCGCACCTGGAACGCCGGTGGGACGGCACGGCCTGGACCGAGCACCGGCGCATCCCGGAGGCCCCCGGCGGCCGTGCCCGGACGGTCGCCCTCGTCACGGCGGCGGCCGTGCTCGTCGCCGCGATCGTCACCGGCGCGGTGCTGCTGGGCGACGACGGCGGCGACCCGGGGACCAGGACCGGCTCGTCCGCCGCGCCCTCCGCCCTCTCACCGGACGACGGCGGCCCCGCGCCGTCCGCCTCCGTATCGGCGTCCGAGCCCTCCGCCGACGACCCGGACATCGTCGAGGACCAGCTCAACGGCGTCACCTTCCCGCTCCTCGACGGCTGGGTCCGGCCAAAGAACGTCAGCCAGGACGACGTCGTCATGACCACTTCCGGCATCCACGACTGCCCCGGCGAGGGCAGCGTCTGCCGTCACGGCCTCGTCATCTCCCGCACGGTGACCGCGACCGACGAGACCTCGCCCGAACTGCTCGCCGAGGAGGACATCCTTGACGCGGCCGAGGACGCCTTCGAGGAGGACGCCCTCGACCAGAGCCCCTACGGCGGTATCGAGTCCCACACGGTCCTGAAGTCCGGCCCGGTCGCGGTGGCGGGCCGCGCCGGGTACTACGTCCGCTGGCGGGTGACGACCGGCAAGGGCCCCGGCGGGTACGTGCAGTCGCTGGTCTTCCCCTCCACCGTCGGCACCGGGGCCCCGATCGTCGTCCGCTACGTGTTCGAAGCGGGCGACGGCGCACCGCCCCCGGCCGACATGGACCGCATCACCAAGGGCATCCGCGCGGTCGGCGGCGCTGACCCGGGCGGCGGTGTGGGCAACAGCGTCGGCCCCATCCCCCGACCCGCGGCGGACCGGGCCCCGCCAGCCGGGGCGGGCTAA